In Lewinellaceae bacterium, a single window of DNA contains:
- a CDS encoding tetratricopeptide repeat protein has product MGISCLTAQAPARPDSLKKSVQVEPEAPEKKKKLQIRIPKINLEKQRDSLVKVGDRLFDKAKSLIEGIDAPPVKDIIRPNREISPEEQVALDSAMKAMDEALQYLELEGDAVKINTIKETMGAVHQASGSNKVALDTYLEVLEAAELSGDRERIANAKFNIGNVYSGDGNYRKAQQYYEESLALYREAARVSRSRALEEKLPLLYVNLGKCYQNLGQTEKALEYYNRALAASEKIGNKDDGAYAFNNIGALYKDRKDWRKAIEFHEKALAGYDSIGNEYAKAGEYNNMGGIFMEQGDLGRADALFRKSLQVAQAVKSREQEKEAYLQLSKNAEKKGQLNEALDYYQRYQQLKDSLAIEEKKRQMALLESRYDAERKEAQIQRLEKENALSELNARRQRSIRNAALVAAGFMLLLAFAYWQRNRYRRQKERAALEEQRAAQLEKLNQLKDDFLANTSHELRTPLNGIIGLAESLSEGAVGSLPKEAVYNLNMIAASGRRLSSLVNDILDFSRIKKNDLPLQLGPADLYAATDVVLALSGPLANGKGIKLHNQVSKRIPLVEADENRLQQILHNLVGNAIKFTEDGSVRVTAEEQGDCVAITVSDTGIGIPAEKHDAIFNAFEQADGSVVREYGGTGLGLTVTKQLVELHKGTISLRSEPGKGSHFTFTLPLSPDQQRQAPNLGEATGRGAPVGRLHDSGWDEALTLGAVAEQPLMKAVAVAEEITRVLIVDDEPVNLKVLENHLRLQGYEVETAGSGAQALDILQRAKPFDLIILDIMMPKMSGYEVCRKIRQSNPASSLPIVLLTAKNRVADLVEGFHAGANDYIAKPFSRDELLSRIQTHLNLNRIHKASGKFVPFEFLRSIGRESITDVRLGDQAEKLVTVMFSDIRNYTTLAETMSPSDNFQFVKSLNSRMGPIIQAQQGFVNQYLGDAIMAIFPDQPANALQAAIGMQANLRLYNAERLQMGRKPIQIGIGMQTGPLIMGVIGDDHRMDAATISDTVNTASRVESLTKYYGASILLTQDSLARIDQPEAFNLRYLGQVQVKGKNEPVGLLECFDGDEPEQAEKKLATLEIFQQGLDFYLSKDFSGALNAFQQILQENPMDHIARHFQAKAVHYMNEPAPADWTGVEMMRGK; this is encoded by the coding sequence TTGGGAATTTCTTGCCTAACTGCCCAGGCGCCAGCCAGGCCGGACAGCCTGAAGAAGAGCGTTCAGGTAGAACCAGAAGCTCCCGAAAAGAAAAAGAAATTACAGATAAGAATCCCTAAGATCAATCTCGAAAAGCAGAGGGATAGCCTGGTTAAAGTAGGCGACCGGCTTTTTGATAAGGCCAAAAGCCTCATCGAGGGCATTGACGCGCCGCCGGTGAAGGACATCATTCGCCCCAACCGGGAGATCAGCCCGGAAGAACAGGTGGCGCTGGACTCCGCCATGAAAGCTATGGATGAAGCCCTGCAATACCTGGAGCTGGAGGGCGACGCCGTCAAGATCAACACCATAAAGGAAACGATGGGCGCCGTGCACCAGGCCAGCGGCAGCAACAAGGTCGCCCTGGATACCTATCTGGAAGTGCTGGAAGCGGCCGAGCTGTCCGGGGACAGGGAGCGGATCGCCAACGCCAAATTCAACATCGGCAATGTCTATTCCGGCGACGGCAATTACCGGAAGGCCCAGCAATACTACGAGGAATCGCTCGCACTCTACCGAGAGGCAGCTCGGGTAAGCCGCAGCCGGGCGCTGGAAGAAAAGCTGCCCCTCCTGTATGTCAACCTGGGCAAATGTTACCAGAACCTGGGCCAAACTGAAAAAGCCCTGGAGTACTACAACCGGGCGCTGGCCGCCAGCGAAAAAATCGGCAATAAGGACGATGGGGCTTACGCTTTCAACAACATCGGAGCCCTGTACAAAGACCGGAAAGACTGGCGCAAGGCCATTGAGTTTCACGAAAAAGCGCTGGCCGGGTACGACTCCATCGGCAACGAATACGCCAAGGCCGGAGAGTACAACAACATGGGCGGCATCTTTATGGAACAGGGCGACCTGGGCCGGGCGGACGCCTTGTTCCGCAAAAGCCTGCAGGTGGCCCAGGCCGTTAAGTCCAGAGAACAAGAGAAGGAAGCCTATCTTCAACTGTCGAAAAACGCCGAAAAGAAAGGGCAGTTGAACGAAGCCCTGGACTATTATCAAAGATACCAGCAACTCAAAGACAGCCTGGCCATAGAGGAGAAGAAACGCCAGATGGCCCTTTTGGAAAGCCGCTACGACGCCGAGCGAAAGGAGGCCCAGATCCAGCGCCTCGAAAAGGAAAACGCCCTGAGCGAGCTGAACGCCCGCCGGCAGCGGTCGATCCGCAACGCGGCGCTGGTCGCCGCCGGCTTTATGCTCCTCCTGGCCTTCGCTTACTGGCAACGCAACCGCTACCGCCGGCAAAAGGAAAGGGCCGCCCTGGAGGAACAACGGGCAGCGCAGTTGGAAAAGCTGAACCAGCTCAAAGACGATTTCCTGGCCAATACTTCCCACGAGCTGCGCACACCGCTCAACGGCATCATCGGGCTGGCCGAGTCGCTGTCGGAAGGGGCGGTAGGCAGCCTGCCAAAAGAGGCTGTTTACAACCTCAATATGATCGCCGCCAGCGGCCGCCGCCTGTCGAGCCTGGTCAACGACATCCTCGATTTTTCCCGAATCAAAAAGAACGACCTGCCCTTGCAGCTTGGCCCGGCCGACCTCTATGCCGCTACCGATGTGGTGCTGGCATTGTCCGGCCCGCTGGCCAATGGGAAGGGCATCAAATTGCACAACCAGGTTTCCAAGCGCATCCCTCTGGTGGAGGCCGACGAAAACCGCCTGCAGCAGATTCTGCACAACCTGGTTGGCAATGCGATTAAATTTACGGAAGACGGCTCGGTGCGGGTCACTGCCGAAGAGCAGGGGGATTGCGTAGCCATTACGGTTTCCGATACCGGGATCGGCATCCCCGCCGAAAAGCACGATGCCATCTTCAATGCGTTTGAACAGGCGGATGGATCGGTCGTTCGCGAATACGGCGGCACCGGCCTGGGGCTGACCGTGACCAAACAGCTGGTCGAATTGCACAAGGGAACGATCAGCCTCCGGTCAGAGCCCGGCAAAGGCAGCCATTTTACCTTTACCTTACCCCTCAGCCCGGACCAGCAACGGCAAGCCCCCAACCTCGGCGAGGCAACCGGGCGGGGCGCGCCGGTGGGCAGGCTCCACGACAGTGGATGGGATGAGGCGCTGACTTTAGGGGCGGTTGCCGAACAGCCATTGATGAAAGCAGTGGCCGTTGCCGAAGAAATTACCCGCGTCCTCATCGTCGATGACGAGCCGGTCAACCTCAAGGTGCTGGAAAACCACCTGCGCCTGCAAGGGTATGAAGTGGAAACGGCCGGAAGCGGAGCCCAGGCGCTGGACATCCTGCAGCGGGCCAAGCCGTTCGACCTCATCATCCTGGACATCATGATGCCCAAAATGTCGGGCTATGAGGTGTGCCGGAAAATCCGGCAATCCAATCCTGCCAGCAGCCTGCCCATCGTGCTGCTGACCGCCAAGAACCGGGTGGCCGACCTGGTGGAGGGCTTCCATGCCGGCGCCAACGATTACATCGCCAAGCCCTTTTCCCGGGATGAGCTCCTCAGCCGCATCCAAACGCACCTCAACCTCAACCGCATTCACAAGGCGTCGGGAAAATTTGTCCCCTTCGAATTCCTGCGCTCCATCGGCCGCGAAAGCATCACCGACGTGCGCCTGGGCGACCAGGCGGAGAAGCTGGTAACAGTCATGTTCTCCGATATCCGCAATTACACTACCCTGGCGGAAACCATGAGCCCGTCCGACAACTTCCAGTTTGTCAAGTCGCTCAACAGCCGCATGGGGCCCATCATCCAGGCACAGCAGGGCTTCGTCAACCAGTACCTGGGCGATGCCATCATGGCCATTTTCCCGGATCAGCCGGCCAACGCCCTTCAGGCAGCAATCGGCATGCAGGCCAATTTGAGGCTGTACAATGCAGAACGGCTCCAAATGGGGCGCAAACCCATACAGATCGGCATCGGCATGCAGACCGGCCCCCTCATCATGGGCGTCATCGGCGATGACCACCGCATGGACGCCGCCACCATCTCCGACACGGTCAATACCGCCTCCCGCGTAGAAAGCCTGACCAAATACTACGGCGCCTCCATCCTCCTCACCCAGGATAGCCTGGCCCGGATAGATCAACCCGAGGCTTTCAACCTGCGCTACCTCGGCCAGGTGCAGGTCAAAGGAAAAAATGAGCCGGTGGGCCTGCTGGAGTGCTTCGACGGCGACGAGCCGGAACAGGCGGAAAAGAAACTAGCCACCCTGGAGATATTCCAGCAGGGCCTGGATTTCTATTTGTCGAAGGACTTCTCCGGAGCCCTGAATGCCTTTCAGCAGATATTGCAGGAAAACCCCATGGACCATATCGCCCGGCACTTCCAGGCCAAAGCCGTCCACTACATGAACGAACCGGCTCCGGCGGACTGGACGGGGGTGGAGATGATGAGGGGGAAGTAG
- a CDS encoding MFS transporter — protein sequence MVQRTLSLYRNSFRGFSREVWLLSAVMLINRSGTMVIPFLSVYLTQVKGYSLGQAGWVMSCFGAGSVLGSYIGGRLTDRIGFYQVQFWSLLLSGLAFIALGYVNSLLGICAVVFITSTIADAFRPANMSAIGAYSKPENRTRTLALLRLAINLGWAIGPAIGGLLAASVGYGLLFWADGLTCMAAALFFRFALPEKQPVESAADGADAGAILAGSAYRDQAFLFFLLLTLLNGIAFMQLFGTLPVFFKQEIGLDEGMIGRLMAMNGLLIAIIEMPLIFVVEKRFRIPQMISVGTLLIGAAYMLFNLFGPVVGAAFACMVLMTVGEMLSLPFVASMALNFTNDKNRGQYMALFTMTYSIAHIIAPNMGLQVAEHFGFSSLWYLIMGFCLLVWIGFTYLDRKR from the coding sequence ATGGTACAAAGAACTTTATCCCTCTACCGGAACTCCTTCCGCGGCTTTTCCCGCGAAGTATGGCTGCTGTCTGCGGTGATGCTCATCAACCGGAGCGGCACCATGGTCATCCCGTTTTTGTCGGTATATCTTACCCAGGTGAAGGGCTACAGCCTGGGGCAGGCCGGCTGGGTGATGAGCTGTTTTGGCGCCGGCTCGGTGCTGGGCTCCTACATCGGCGGGCGGCTAACCGACCGGATCGGGTTTTACCAGGTGCAGTTCTGGTCCTTGCTGCTCAGCGGGCTGGCCTTCATCGCCCTGGGTTATGTGAATAGCCTGCTTGGCATCTGCGCAGTTGTGTTCATCACCAGCACCATTGCCGACGCCTTCCGGCCGGCCAACATGTCGGCCATTGGCGCTTACAGCAAGCCGGAAAACCGCACCCGTACGCTGGCCCTGCTGCGCCTGGCCATCAACCTGGGCTGGGCAATTGGCCCGGCGATCGGAGGGTTGCTTGCCGCCAGCGTAGGCTACGGGCTGCTCTTCTGGGCCGACGGTCTGACCTGTATGGCGGCCGCCCTGTTCTTTCGCTTTGCGCTGCCGGAAAAGCAGCCGGTGGAAAGCGCTGCGGATGGCGCCGATGCCGGGGCGATCCTGGCCGGTTCTGCCTATCGCGACCAGGCCTTTCTGTTCTTTCTGTTGCTGACGCTGTTGAATGGGATCGCCTTTATGCAGTTGTTCGGCACCCTGCCGGTCTTTTTCAAGCAGGAGATAGGGCTGGACGAAGGCATGATCGGCCGCCTGATGGCGATGAACGGCCTGCTGATCGCCATCATCGAGATGCCGCTGATCTTCGTGGTGGAAAAGCGCTTCCGCATCCCGCAGATGATCAGCGTCGGCACCCTGCTTATCGGGGCGGCGTATATGTTGTTCAACCTCTTCGGCCCGGTGGTGGGCGCAGCTTTTGCCTGCATGGTGCTCATGACGGTGGGGGAAATGCTCAGCCTGCCCTTCGTAGCCAGCATGGCGCTGAATTTTACGAACGACAAGAACCGGGGGCAGTACATGGCGCTTTTCACCATGACGTATTCCATCGCCCATATCATAGCTCCCAACATGGGCCTGCAGGTGGCGGAGCATTTCGGCTTTTCCAGTTTGTGGTATCTCATTATGGGATTCTGTTTGCTGGTGTGGATAGGGTTTACTTATCTGGATAGGAAGAGATGA
- a CDS encoding threonylcarbamoyl-AMP synthase: protein MIGKDIKYAIQLLKAEAVVAIPTETVYGLAGNALSPKAVSTIFEVKNRPSFDPLIVHTNHLEGIADFTAEMPEAAWQLARKFMPGPLTLLLPKSDRIPDIVTAGSPRVAIRIPAHPMTQELLASLDFPLAAPSANPFGYISPTTAQHVEDQLGDKIPYILDGGPCQIGLESTIVGFENDKVVVYRKGGIAVEDIEAVVGPALVRPHSSSNPEAPGMLKSHYAPSAPVMLGHIESLLPQYPGIKAGTITFRRTIPGIPSDWQLVLSPAGDLAEAARNLFAGMRRLDALQLDVILAELLPEEGLGRAINDRLRRAAAG, encoded by the coding sequence ATGATCGGCAAAGACATCAAGTACGCCATACAGTTGTTGAAAGCGGAAGCCGTTGTGGCCATTCCCACTGAAACCGTCTATGGGCTGGCGGGCAACGCGCTGAGCCCCAAGGCAGTCTCCACCATTTTCGAGGTAAAAAACCGCCCCTCTTTCGACCCGCTCATCGTACACACCAACCATCTGGAAGGCATCGCTGACTTTACCGCCGAAATGCCAGAAGCAGCCTGGCAACTGGCCCGGAAGTTCATGCCCGGCCCGCTTACGCTGCTGCTCCCCAAATCTGACCGCATTCCCGATATCGTTACCGCCGGCTCTCCCCGGGTAGCCATCCGCATTCCCGCCCATCCTATGACGCAGGAATTGCTGGCTTCCCTGGATTTTCCGCTGGCCGCGCCCAGCGCCAACCCTTTCGGATACATCAGCCCGACCACCGCTCAGCACGTTGAGGACCAATTGGGCGATAAGATTCCTTACATCCTGGACGGCGGCCCCTGCCAGATAGGCCTGGAAAGCACCATTGTGGGTTTTGAAAACGATAAAGTAGTAGTGTACCGCAAAGGCGGCATAGCCGTCGAAGATATCGAGGCCGTGGTGGGGCCGGCGCTCGTCCGCCCCCATTCTTCCTCTAACCCGGAAGCGCCGGGCATGCTGAAGAGCCACTACGCTCCTTCCGCCCCGGTGATGCTGGGCCATATCGAAAGCCTGCTGCCTCAATACCCTGGCATAAAAGCGGGAACCATCACTTTCAGAAGAACCATACCCGGCATTCCCTCCGATTGGCAGCTCGTCCTCTCCCCTGCCGGCGACCTGGCGGAAGCGGCCCGCAACCTCTTCGCCGGCATGCGCCGCCTCGACGCCCTGCAGCTCGACGTCATCCTGGCAGAACTGCTGCCGGAGGAAGGGCTGGGTAGGGCGATTAATGACCGGCTGAGGAGGGCGGCAGCGGGGTAG
- a CDS encoding YegP family protein — MKFEIFKSEKSDKFYFRLKAKNGQIILSSQGYASKASAKSGAESVMKNAGDDSRFERKEAANGKFHFNLLAANKQIIGSSQMYASKASMENGIKSVQNTAPGATIEDLTVEA, encoded by the coding sequence ATGAAGTTTGAGATTTTCAAAAGCGAAAAGAGCGACAAGTTTTATTTCCGCTTGAAGGCCAAAAACGGCCAGATCATCCTCTCCAGCCAGGGTTACGCCAGCAAGGCCAGCGCCAAGAGCGGCGCGGAAAGCGTCATGAAAAATGCCGGAGACGACAGCCGCTTCGAACGCAAGGAAGCCGCCAACGGCAAATTCCACTTCAACCTGCTGGCAGCCAACAAGCAGATCATCGGCAGCAGCCAAATGTACGCCTCCAAAGCCAGCATGGAAAACGGCATTAAGTCGGTTCAAAACACTGCGCCGGGAGCTACTATTGAAGATTTGACTGTCGAAGCCTAA
- a CDS encoding aminotransferase class IV has protein sequence MLQQYDPKNENILIYINGELLARKDARVSVFDSVVQGGDAVWEGLRVYNGRIFSLERHLERLRNSAHALAFREIPDSAFITQALFETLSANGMRDGVHIRLTLTRGEKITSGMDPRLNQSGPTLIILPEWKPPVYPPEITLITSSVRRNSPMSLDSKIHHNNLLNNILAKIEANHAGADAGILLDKDGYVSEANGVNLFCIHKNTVYTPHADSCLPGITRALVLRICREQGIAALEKNLSITEFYTADEVFTTGTMGELTRVSEIDGRKVFNKSGLLVFEKIQGHFKALTETEGVALPF, from the coding sequence ATGCTTCAACAGTACGATCCGAAAAACGAGAACATCCTCATCTATATCAACGGGGAATTGCTTGCCCGCAAGGACGCCAGGGTTTCCGTATTCGACAGCGTAGTGCAGGGCGGCGACGCCGTCTGGGAGGGCCTGCGCGTATACAACGGCCGCATCTTCAGCCTGGAGCGCCACCTGGAAAGGCTGCGGAATTCAGCCCATGCACTCGCCTTCAGGGAAATACCCGATAGCGCTTTCATTACGCAGGCGCTCTTCGAAACCCTAAGCGCCAACGGCATGCGGGATGGGGTGCACATCCGGCTGACCCTCACGCGGGGAGAAAAGATTACCTCCGGAATGGACCCCCGCCTCAACCAGTCGGGCCCTACCCTCATCATACTGCCGGAATGGAAACCGCCGGTGTACCCTCCGGAGATCACCCTCATCACCTCCTCGGTACGGCGCAACTCTCCAATGTCCCTGGATTCCAAAATTCACCACAACAACCTGCTCAATAATATTCTGGCCAAGATAGAGGCCAACCACGCCGGCGCCGATGCGGGCATCCTGCTCGACAAAGACGGATACGTCTCCGAAGCCAATGGCGTCAACCTCTTCTGTATCCACAAAAATACCGTTTATACCCCTCATGCCGACAGTTGCCTGCCCGGCATCACCCGCGCGCTGGTGCTCCGGATTTGCCGGGAACAAGGCATCGCCGCCCTGGAAAAGAACCTTTCCATCACCGAGTTTTACACGGCCGACGAGGTGTTCACTACCGGAACCATGGGCGAGCTGACCCGGGTATCCGAAATCGACGGGCGCAAGGTTTTTAACAAATCTGGTTTATTGGTGTTTGAAAAGATACAGGGGCATTTTAAGGCGCTGACTGAAACAGAGGGTGTGGCGTTGCCGTTCTAG
- a CDS encoding ABC transporter substrate-binding protein: protein MKRTFIDQLNRKVSIDFPPRRIISLVPSQTELLAHLGLEKETVGITKFCVHPKEWFRAKVRVGGTKQLNLEKIAALQPTLVIGNKEENDRKQIEALAERYPVWLSDVRSLEGALDMINHIGSLTGREQPAGQLARQISLGFDALGKEMAGKRRRRVAYFIWRKPYYVVAGDTFIDDMLRRAGFENVFGHKSRYPEISLEELAEARPEAILLSSEPFPFKEQHLEEFRRACPITTLKFVDGERFSWYGSRLLHSPDYFRKVRHGLTEAYRML from the coding sequence ATGAAACGAACATTTATCGACCAGCTTAACCGGAAGGTATCCATCGACTTTCCACCCCGGCGGATCATCTCTCTGGTGCCCTCGCAAACCGAACTGCTGGCCCACCTGGGGCTGGAGAAAGAGACGGTGGGCATCACAAAATTTTGTGTCCATCCCAAAGAATGGTTTCGCGCCAAAGTGCGCGTCGGCGGCACCAAGCAACTAAATCTGGAAAAGATCGCGGCCCTGCAGCCTACCCTTGTCATCGGCAACAAAGAAGAAAACGACAGAAAGCAGATCGAAGCGCTGGCGGAAAGGTACCCGGTGTGGCTGAGCGACGTCCGCTCCCTGGAAGGCGCCCTGGATATGATCAACCACATAGGTTCCCTGACCGGCAGGGAGCAGCCGGCCGGGCAACTGGCGCGGCAGATCAGCCTTGGTTTTGATGCGCTGGGAAAAGAGATGGCTGGCAAGCGGCGGCGGCGGGTGGCTTACTTCATCTGGAGAAAGCCTTACTACGTTGTGGCCGGCGATACTTTTATCGACGACATGCTGCGCAGAGCCGGGTTTGAAAATGTTTTCGGCCACAAAAGCCGGTATCCGGAGATCAGCCTGGAGGAACTGGCCGAAGCCCGGCCGGAGGCCATCCTGCTCTCTTCCGAACCCTTCCCCTTCAAAGAACAACACCTGGAAGAATTCCGCCGCGCCTGTCCGATTACCACCTTGAAATTCGTGGACGGGGAACGCTTCTCCTGGTATGGAAGCCGGTTGCTCCACTCGCCGGACTATTTCAGGAAAGTGCGGCACGGCCTGACGGAGGCCTACCGGATGTTGTAA
- a CDS encoding S8 family peptidase, producing MMDRYLVLLLFAFLAQSARAQLVDPVTGQVKNELLVQLDKEASPTVLLERINRQKPASALRKRVAARRFNIHLLQFDPAAWPGETLLEWLQVQKDVRAVQYNYQVEFRQEPNDPEFVKQWGFPRIGLTEVWDVSTGGLTANGDTIVVAILDSGSDLGHPDLQGNIWNNPAEIPDDGIDNDNNGYIDDTYGWNFISDTKEMRTDSHGLAVAGLVGAKGDNNMGVAGVNWNVKLMICAIQYVDQIVSAYEYAIAQRQLYNETRGKEGAFVVATNASFGLLTPTFCDQQPVWGGMYDLLGEVGILTGAGTTNRNLDVDAEGDMPTTCESDFIITVTNMNESEEKEFSSGFGEIAIDMAAPGQNSFSLYLFDRYATFDGNSAAAPHLTGAIALLYSLPCAELASDALTNPRETALLIRSALTNGTEPLPSFEGLTATGGLLNVFNAMEIIDEACGGSSGPMDILKIFPNPASSSFFIEYETPDFEPYDFRVFNALGQLMYRNTETPNRFAAKRIEIDTRNWAPGAYFAAIQRGDKQEVKPVLVKVK from the coding sequence ATGATGGATAGGTATCTCGTGCTCTTGCTTTTCGCATTTCTGGCCCAATCTGCCCGGGCCCAATTGGTGGACCCGGTTACCGGACAGGTAAAGAACGAACTGTTGGTGCAACTCGACAAGGAGGCCAGCCCCACGGTTCTCCTGGAACGGATCAACCGGCAAAAGCCGGCTTCCGCGCTCCGCAAGCGGGTGGCCGCCCGCCGCTTCAACATCCACCTGTTACAGTTCGACCCGGCCGCCTGGCCCGGAGAAACCCTTCTGGAATGGCTCCAGGTTCAAAAGGACGTGCGGGCCGTGCAGTACAACTACCAGGTGGAATTTCGCCAGGAACCCAATGATCCGGAATTTGTGAAGCAATGGGGCTTCCCCCGGATTGGCCTGACGGAAGTTTGGGATGTAAGCACCGGCGGGCTGACGGCCAACGGCGACACCATCGTGGTGGCCATCCTCGACAGCGGCTCCGACCTGGGGCACCCCGACCTGCAGGGCAACATCTGGAACAACCCCGCTGAAATACCCGACGACGGCATCGACAACGACAATAACGGGTACATCGACGATACTTACGGCTGGAATTTTATCAGCGACACCAAAGAAATGCGCACCGACAGCCACGGCCTGGCGGTTGCTGGCCTGGTTGGCGCCAAAGGCGACAACAATATGGGCGTTGCCGGCGTCAACTGGAACGTCAAGCTGATGATCTGCGCCATTCAGTACGTCGACCAGATCGTCTCCGCTTATGAATACGCCATCGCCCAACGCCAGTTGTACAATGAAACCCGGGGGAAAGAAGGCGCTTTTGTAGTGGCCACCAATGCTTCCTTCGGGCTGCTGACGCCTACCTTCTGCGACCAGCAACCGGTTTGGGGAGGCATGTACGACCTGCTCGGCGAGGTGGGCATCCTCACCGGCGCCGGCACGACGAACCGGAACCTGGATGTGGATGCGGAAGGCGATATGCCCACTACCTGCGAGAGCGACTTCATCATTACCGTCACCAACATGAATGAGTCGGAAGAAAAAGAATTCAGCTCCGGGTTTGGTGAAATTGCCATCGATATGGCGGCGCCGGGCCAGAATTCTTTTTCCCTCTATCTGTTCGACCGTTACGCCACCTTTGACGGCAACTCCGCCGCCGCTCCCCACCTTACCGGCGCCATCGCCCTACTGTACAGCCTGCCCTGTGCAGAACTGGCTTCCGACGCCCTGACGAACCCCAGGGAAACGGCCCTGCTCATCCGCTCCGCCCTGACCAACGGCACGGAACCCCTGCCCAGCTTCGAAGGCCTGACCGCCACCGGCGGCCTGCTCAACGTATTCAATGCCATGGAGATCATCGACGAGGCCTGCGGCGGCTCCTCCGGCCCAATGGATATTCTCAAAATATTCCCCAACCCTGCCTCGTCCAGCTTTTTCATCGAATACGAAACCCCCGATTTCGAGCCTTATGACTTTCGGGTATTCAACGCCCTGGGGCAACTGATGTACCGCAATACCGAAACGCCCAACCGGTTTGCTGCCAAACGCATCGAAATCGACACCCGAAATTGGGCGCCTGGCGCCTACTTCGCAGCTATTCAACGGGGGGATAAGCAGGAGGTGAAACCGGTGTTGGTTAAGGTGAAGTAG
- a CDS encoding S41 family peptidase, with protein MYQDQNNSSKRLSVWLPLLFALVLAAGILVGMRMQSNAPTIVSDTPEEPLHALGQGKIEEILRYIEAKYVDEVDREALVQEVIEQMLAKLDPHSNYITAEQLREVNEQLEGNFDGIGVEFMMLDDTIVVVAPLAGGPSEAAGIQAGDKIVQISDSTIAGVNMDTRDVVNMLRGEKGTDVEVGVLRGREKKVRKFTITRDEIPMHSVDVAYMLDNKTGYIKVNRFSATTYEEFMEGLENLIEKKGMEDLVIDLRHNPGGYLQQATNILSQLFSRKDKLLVYTEGRAVSRSDYESTGRAFFDIDDIVVLIDEGSASASEILAGAIQDHDRGLIVGRRSFGKGLVQEQYKLRDGSALRLTVARYYTPSGRSIQKPYGDGLQAYESEMANRFESGELVGAEQIAIADSTKFYTDNGRVVYGGGGISPDIFVPIDTIILNDEYLELRQQVPQFVFRYMNEEGKGLREYTNASFNRNFQVSNELLYKFIAYAKGHGADVNPDKITTQKEIKRFIKARIAKHLFNDEGFYTVWNQDDPVIKEALKALEKSTPLTASQK; from the coding sequence ATGTATCAAGATCAGAACAATTCTTCGAAAAGACTAAGCGTCTGGCTGCCCCTGCTCTTTGCTTTGGTGCTGGCGGCCGGCATACTTGTTGGAATGCGCATGCAGTCGAATGCGCCCACCATAGTCTCCGACACCCCTGAGGAGCCGCTGCATGCCCTGGGGCAGGGCAAGATTGAAGAAATACTCCGGTACATAGAGGCAAAGTATGTGGATGAAGTAGACCGGGAGGCCCTCGTGCAGGAAGTGATCGAACAGATGCTGGCCAAGCTGGACCCCCACTCCAATTACATCACCGCCGAACAACTGCGGGAGGTCAATGAACAGTTGGAAGGCAATTTCGACGGGATTGGGGTAGAGTTTATGATGCTGGATGATACCATAGTCGTCGTCGCTCCCCTGGCGGGCGGGCCGTCCGAAGCGGCAGGGATACAGGCGGGCGATAAGATCGTTCAAATCTCTGATTCCACCATTGCCGGAGTAAATATGGACACCCGCGATGTGGTGAATATGCTGAGAGGCGAAAAAGGCACCGATGTGGAAGTGGGCGTTTTGCGCGGCAGGGAAAAAAAGGTCCGCAAGTTTACCATTACCCGGGATGAAATTCCCATGCACAGCGTCGATGTAGCCTATATGCTGGATAACAAAACCGGATACATCAAAGTCAACCGCTTCAGCGCCACCACCTACGAAGAGTTTATGGAGGGCCTGGAAAATCTGATCGAGAAAAAAGGGATGGAGGATCTGGTGATCGACCTGCGCCACAACCCGGGAGGATACCTCCAACAGGCCACCAATATACTCAGCCAGCTCTTTTCCAGAAAAGATAAATTGCTCGTTTACACCGAAGGCCGGGCGGTAAGCCGCAGCGATTATGAATCCACCGGGCGGGCGTTTTTCGATATCGACGACATCGTCGTGCTGATTGACGAGGGCTCGGCTTCCGCCAGCGAGATTCTCGCCGGCGCCATTCAGGACCACGACCGGGGCCTGATCGTCGGGCGGCGCTCTTTCGGCAAAGGCCTTGTTCAGGAGCAATACAAACTGCGGGACGGTTCTGCGCTGCGCCTGACCGTGGCACGCTATTATACGCCCTCCGGCCGCTCCATTCAGAAACCCTACGGAGACGGCCTGCAGGCCTATGAAAGTGAAATGGCCAATCGCTTCGAATCAGGGGAACTGGTAGGGGCAGAGCAGATCGCTATCGCCGATTCCACTAAATTCTATACCGACAACGGCAGGGTAGTATACGGCGGCGGCGGAATATCGCCGGATATTTTCGTTCCCATCGATACGATCATCCTCAATGATGAATACCTTGAACTGCGCCAACAGGTGCCTCAGTTCGTTTTCCGGTATATGAACGAAGAGGGAAAAGGGCTCAGGGAATACACCAATGCTTCCTTCAACCGAAATTTCCAGGTGAGCAATGAACTGCTGTACAAATTCATTGCCTACGCCAAAGGCCACGGCGCCGATGTCAACCCGGATAAAATTACTACGCAAAAGGAGATCAAGCGCTTCATAAAAGCCCGCATTGCCAAACACCTCTTCAATGACGAGGGGTTTTACACGGTTTGGAACCAGGATGATCCCGTCATCAAAGAGGCGCTGAAGGCATTGGAAAAATCTACTCCGCTAACGGCCAGCCAGAAGTAG